In one window of Poriferisphaera corsica DNA:
- the dxr gene encoding 1-deoxy-D-xylulose-5-phosphate reductoisomerase, which yields MKANRQGNAGKRKLIVLGSSGSIGENTLKVVEHLNAHDLADIDVVGLAVGRRVDVLIEQAKRFGVKHVAVGDESQVEAVKDALPGIQVFGGEFATKDLVEAVEATDLAAAVVGSAGLPATMAAIERGMRISLANKETLVAAGELVSPLVREHGAELLPVDSEHSAIFQCLHDHPNRMVKRIVLTASGGPFRTWEKETIEAATVEQALKHPTWEMGQKITIDSASMMNKALEIIEAHWLFDLPGEQIDVIVHPQSVIHSFVEFVDNSVLAQLGPPDMKTPIQYALTYPERGLGGSEKMDWRTLSQLTFEGPDVERFGSLKLAYSVIEAGGTAGAIFNAANEAAVAAFLGRQIPFGQITRLVTEALSAIESKPVDSLETVMEADQKARAYVDQQIGQYDANGVL from the coding sequence TTGAAGGCAAATCGTCAAGGGAATGCAGGGAAACGCAAGCTGATTGTGTTGGGCTCGTCGGGTTCGATCGGTGAGAACACGCTAAAGGTTGTGGAGCATTTGAATGCGCACGATCTAGCGGATATTGATGTGGTGGGACTGGCGGTGGGGAGGCGTGTTGATGTACTGATCGAACAAGCGAAGCGATTTGGCGTGAAGCATGTTGCGGTGGGGGATGAGTCCCAGGTTGAGGCGGTGAAGGATGCGCTGCCTGGGATACAGGTTTTTGGTGGGGAGTTTGCGACGAAGGATTTGGTGGAGGCGGTTGAAGCGACGGATCTTGCGGCGGCTGTTGTTGGGTCGGCGGGCTTGCCGGCAACGATGGCGGCGATTGAGCGCGGGATGCGGATCAGCCTAGCGAATAAGGAAACACTGGTTGCGGCAGGTGAGTTGGTTTCGCCGTTGGTGCGGGAGCATGGCGCGGAATTGTTGCCGGTGGATTCGGAACATAGCGCAATTTTTCAATGTTTGCACGATCATCCGAACCGGATGGTCAAACGGATTGTATTAACTGCATCGGGTGGGCCGTTCCGTACGTGGGAAAAGGAAACGATTGAGGCGGCGACGGTTGAGCAAGCGCTTAAGCATCCGACATGGGAGATGGGACAGAAGATCACGATAGATTCGGCGTCGATGATGAATAAGGCGTTAGAAATTATTGAGGCTCACTGGCTGTTTGACTTGCCGGGCGAGCAGATAGATGTGATTGTTCATCCGCAGAGTGTGATTCATAGCTTTGTGGAGTTTGTTGACAATTCGGTGCTGGCTCAATTGGGGCCTCCGGACATGAAGACGCCGATCCAGTATGCCTTGACGTATCCTGAGCGTGGATTGGGCGGTAGTGAGAAGATGGATTGGCGGACGTTGTCACAATTGACGTTTGAAGGGCCGGACGTTGAGCGATTTGGATCGCTGAAACTGGCGTACTCGGTAATCGAGGCTGGGGGAACGGCTGGAGCGATTTTTAACGCGGCGAATGAGGCGGCGGTGGCGGCGTTCTTGGGGAGACAGATCCCGTTTGGCCAGATTACGCGGCTGGTGACTGAGGCGCTGAGTGCGATTGAGTCGAAGCCTGTGGATAGTCTGGAGACGGTGATGGAGGCGGATCAGAAGGCGCGGGCGTATGTTGATCAGCAGATTGGTCAATATGACGCGAATGGGGTTTTGTGA
- a CDS encoding YidC/Oxa1 family insertase periplasmic-domain containing protein, producing MRILVPIIAVLLGLLFAAAFLFQGAEDEALVQEQTTAIEQREQAEAKAVEQIKREVDEVKAEPQVETPIVTEVAPIEGLKVRQAAISESQTLGSDDTKSGYKLKVELYRWGSGVKRFTLADYDRVTGPTGVPYSVEGELKTKTGRDQELNVFPYTANSIRVNGQVIELFNKAWESSEVKMITDGEQVTYSLVIEDGDGNDVVEVVRTYVLPKDSYSIELKQQVVNLSGKPIDVQYDQYAQGDVIDDGAAYLGDKRQFLTAYFPKSDPLRTRIVTYDGIQDRRALLEDFKSAAQNGDSSPAGIWPNIDNIEYGSVLAWFAAENRYFSVVTSADVSKDVTKPSDVTPIQEVFPEIKTHVVPSFKQDMQTEHPGRIVIFGMESQKTQLQPGEVDDLSISIFAGPRLSSLFNQAPYEAMAFDDMVRYVLGCTWCTFQPLARALLWFLTVIHAIVMDWGIAIIILVLIVRLVLHPITRRSQINMMKMGKQMQAIQPEMEKLKKKYADDSSKLQPEMMKLYKEKHINPFNMLGCLPMFLQMPIWVALYAMLYYAIELRGQPAFYNVFNSISQMFGGDWQFLTSLSSPDRFISLFADQKPIQLIFITLDYSSINILPLLMGVVFFVQQKFTTPPATTDQARQQQKMMKFMVLLFPLFLYSAPSGLTLYILASTSAGIVDSYFVRKHVRELEERGELFTPRKTKPKKSGGFMDRMQKVLEEKQKKMQQPDQGNRKPPKRK from the coding sequence ATGAGGATTTTGGTACCCATAATTGCAGTCCTGTTGGGCTTGCTGTTCGCGGCAGCGTTTCTTTTCCAAGGCGCTGAAGATGAAGCTTTGGTGCAGGAACAGACTACAGCAATTGAGCAGCGTGAACAGGCAGAGGCGAAGGCTGTTGAGCAAATAAAGCGTGAGGTGGATGAGGTTAAGGCCGAGCCGCAGGTTGAAACGCCAATCGTGACAGAAGTTGCACCGATCGAAGGGTTGAAAGTACGCCAAGCAGCGATCTCTGAATCACAGACACTGGGTTCTGATGACACTAAAAGCGGATACAAACTTAAGGTTGAACTGTATCGCTGGGGTAGCGGCGTCAAGCGATTTACGCTGGCGGATTATGACCGCGTGACGGGGCCAACGGGTGTGCCTTACAGTGTTGAAGGCGAGCTGAAGACAAAAACTGGGCGTGATCAAGAGCTTAATGTGTTCCCATACACAGCGAACTCGATTCGTGTCAATGGGCAGGTGATTGAACTGTTCAATAAGGCTTGGGAATCTTCAGAAGTGAAGATGATCACTGATGGCGAGCAAGTGACATATAGTCTTGTGATTGAGGATGGGGATGGAAATGACGTTGTTGAGGTGGTCAGAACGTACGTGCTGCCGAAGGATAGCTATAGCATTGAGCTGAAACAGCAGGTTGTTAATCTGAGCGGCAAACCGATTGATGTGCAATACGATCAGTATGCTCAAGGTGATGTGATTGATGATGGTGCGGCTTATCTTGGTGATAAGCGTCAGTTTTTGACGGCTTACTTTCCCAAGTCTGATCCATTACGTACACGGATTGTGACATATGACGGAATCCAGGATCGCCGTGCACTGTTGGAAGATTTTAAAAGTGCGGCTCAGAATGGTGATTCATCTCCAGCTGGGATTTGGCCAAACATTGACAATATTGAGTACGGGTCTGTGTTGGCGTGGTTTGCTGCGGAAAACCGATATTTTTCGGTTGTGACGTCTGCAGATGTGTCGAAGGATGTCACGAAGCCAAGTGATGTGACGCCAATTCAAGAAGTATTCCCAGAGATCAAGACGCATGTTGTGCCTTCGTTTAAGCAAGATATGCAGACAGAGCATCCGGGGCGCATTGTGATCTTTGGGATGGAATCTCAGAAAACACAGTTGCAACCGGGTGAGGTTGATGATTTAAGTATTTCGATTTTTGCGGGGCCACGGCTTTCATCACTGTTCAACCAGGCACCTTACGAGGCAATGGCTTTTGATGATATGGTGCGTTATGTGTTGGGCTGCACGTGGTGTACTTTCCAGCCTTTGGCGCGTGCGTTGCTTTGGTTCCTGACAGTGATTCATGCAATCGTGATGGACTGGGGTATCGCGATTATTATCCTCGTACTGATTGTCCGATTGGTGCTTCATCCGATCACGCGTCGCTCGCAAATCAACATGATGAAGATGGGTAAGCAGATGCAGGCAATTCAGCCTGAGATGGAAAAACTGAAAAAGAAATATGCGGATGACAGTAGTAAACTCCAGCCGGAGATGATGAAACTTTATAAAGAGAAACACATCAATCCGTTTAATATGCTGGGCTGTTTGCCGATGTTCTTGCAGATGCCGATCTGGGTGGCATTGTATGCGATGCTTTATTACGCAATCGAATTACGTGGACAGCCCGCGTTTTACAATGTGTTTAACAGCATTAGTCAAATGTTTGGAGGGGATTGGCAGTTCTTGACGAGTTTGTCGAGCCCTGACCGGTTTATCTCGTTGTTTGCAGACCAGAAACCAATTCAGTTGATCTTTATCACACTGGATTATTCTTCGATCAATATTTTGCCTTTGTTGATGGGTGTAGTATTTTTCGTTCAACAGAAATTCACCACTCCGCCAGCAACGACGGATCAAGCACGCCAACAACAGAAGATGATGAAGTTTATGGTGTTGTTGTTCCCACTGTTTTTGTATTCAGCACCGTCAGGTTTAACGCTCTATATTCTTGCGTCGACTTCAGCAGGTATTGTTGATAGTTACTTTGTGCGGAAACATGTGCGTGAGCTTGAAGAACGTGGTGAATTATTTACGCCGCGGAAAACGAAACCTAAAAAATCTGGTGGGTTTATGGATCGCATGCAGAAAGTTCTGGAAGAAAAACAGAAGAAGATGCAGCAACCAGACCAAGGCAATCGTAAGCCACCAAAGCGTAAATAA
- a CDS encoding tRNA modification GTPase, producing the protein MRESHSNLNSNASARSHHASTGCSLNDIGKLNRSETIVAVSSAPGQSARGLVRLSGNDAVKIALKLCDFDSELKERTICVGKLKDLGFACAVTFLPGPGSYTGDDTIEVQLPSHPALLEFIMQRSIGLGARLAEPGEFTFRAFACGKLDLTQAEGIAATISAASDGQLHAAEMLKNGKLGSFAFEIVNHLSIQLALVEAGIDFVDQEDVIPIKPNQLESNLNKIWHQLQELLKASRSWGAVESMPRVVLVGEPSVGKSTLFNAMLGKPRAVISAMPGTTRDILAEPTMIHSSLEVMLIDIAGLDHVDSSIDEHAQEAAQQAIDGADLVLCVSDPSCKQSFFDHIAPRTPKLYVQNKSDLFETSRHTINNDQMIQISALEHTGLEHLRKKITAHLRNRATSAHAEQLTLQPRHEAAIRSTIACLQEAIDLLENQINESRIFDIELIASAMREALDEMAALGGEMTPDDVIGHVFSSFCVGK; encoded by the coding sequence ATGAGAGAAAGTCACTCAAATCTAAATTCCAATGCCAGTGCTCGCAGTCACCATGCGAGCACTGGTTGTTCATTGAATGATATAGGCAAACTCAATCGCTCTGAAACTATTGTTGCAGTGAGTTCAGCTCCGGGACAATCCGCTAGAGGTTTGGTCAGGCTATCTGGTAATGACGCGGTAAAAATTGCTTTGAAGTTATGCGATTTTGATAGCGAATTGAAAGAACGAACGATATGTGTGGGCAAACTCAAAGACTTGGGTTTTGCGTGTGCAGTTACATTTTTACCGGGGCCAGGCAGCTATACCGGTGATGACACGATCGAAGTGCAATTGCCAAGTCATCCTGCATTGTTGGAATTCATCATGCAGCGCTCGATTGGATTGGGAGCAAGGCTTGCGGAGCCAGGTGAATTTACGTTTCGAGCGTTTGCTTGTGGCAAACTTGATTTGACTCAGGCGGAAGGTATTGCGGCAACAATATCAGCAGCATCGGATGGACAACTGCATGCTGCAGAAATGCTAAAAAATGGCAAGTTGGGTTCCTTTGCATTTGAGATTGTGAACCATCTTTCTATTCAGCTCGCCCTAGTCGAAGCTGGGATTGATTTTGTTGATCAGGAAGATGTTATTCCAATCAAACCGAATCAACTCGAAAGCAATCTCAATAAAATTTGGCATCAATTGCAGGAACTCTTAAAAGCAAGTCGATCTTGGGGTGCGGTTGAATCTATGCCACGCGTTGTGCTAGTTGGTGAGCCTAGTGTGGGTAAGAGCACTCTTTTTAATGCGATGCTTGGTAAACCGCGAGCTGTGATTAGTGCGATGCCAGGCACCACGAGAGATATTCTCGCAGAACCTACAATGATTCATTCATCACTTGAAGTGATGCTGATCGATATTGCGGGTTTGGATCATGTTGACAGTTCGATTGATGAGCACGCACAAGAAGCTGCTCAGCAAGCTATTGATGGAGCGGATCTGGTGCTCTGTGTAAGCGATCCATCCTGTAAGCAATCGTTCTTTGATCATATCGCTCCCCGAACACCTAAGCTCTATGTACAGAATAAAAGCGATTTATTTGAGACTAGTCGCCACACAATTAACAACGATCAAATGATACAGATCAGCGCATTAGAGCATACAGGGCTTGAGCATCTAAGAAAGAAAATCACGGCTCATCTTCGAAATCGCGCGACTAGTGCTCATGCGGAACAGCTAACCTTGCAGCCTCGCCATGAAGCAGCTATTCGGAGTACAATTGCATGCCTTCAAGAAGCGATTGATTTATTAGAAAACCAGATCAATGAATCTAGGATTTTTGATATTGAATTGATCGCAAGCGCAATGAGAGAAGCATTGGATGAAATGGCAGCGTTGGGTGGTGAAATGACACCTGATGATGTCATTGGACACGTATTTTCGAGTTTCTGTGTCGGAAAATAG
- a CDS encoding site-2 protease family protein: protein MAVFSFIKFLIGFGFLIFVHELGHFLVAKWVGIKCPQFAIGFGTAMVSWRKGIGLKFGSTEPEYEKQILARLLSEGKVEPGTKFEDIDNQLKDDAAEAIGLGETEYRLNYLPLGGYVKMLGQEDMDPKARSVDPRSFNNKPIWARACVISAGVVMNVIFGFLFFILAFQIGVKFPPAIVGGVLPGMPAATTYAEGHEDAAGYQGLKAGDKIVSVDGKSISEMSDLKVASALSDGETPLVLKIDRPGEKNELTYKIKPKPNFAMEGLLGIGVEDPRTTTVGSILQTSSAYEQGVRADMDLVAVNGKPIENYGQLVLALNALKGQPGEFGFKSEDGKEVVAKLQGSPRLEYGGDGLDQNLAGLMPALMVGGFSEKNSALKEAKAEEGDLIANVGGVEWPTLMMLQAKLKEVGDKPVQVTVMRDGDLVDLGAITPRKGLLGFLPDLYLEKPLVAQTLPNTPAADLQLSSGSSLVSIGGQKVGSWGDIQRLLSEVKVGENGEASVDVSFMLNVAGQPIENKQMVLDTAAARGLANAGWRITNQMFFDTLMLPVIAKNPIEAGKLGMVKTWQFTVQTYQTLAGLARGTVGISNLRGPVGILEVGTKTASRGYSWLFFFLGLISINLAVLNFLPIPIVDGGHIVFLIIEKIKGSPASPAVQMAALYVGLALIGMVFVIVTYQDIVRIASSIF from the coding sequence ATGGCTGTATTCTCTTTTATCAAGTTTCTGATTGGTTTTGGTTTTCTGATATTCGTCCATGAGTTAGGACACTTTCTGGTTGCGAAGTGGGTGGGTATCAAGTGCCCTCAGTTTGCGATTGGATTTGGTACGGCGATGGTGTCGTGGCGTAAAGGGATTGGTTTGAAATTTGGCTCGACTGAGCCGGAGTATGAGAAGCAGATCTTGGCGCGGCTGCTTTCCGAGGGGAAGGTTGAGCCGGGCACGAAATTTGAGGATATCGATAACCAGCTGAAGGATGATGCTGCGGAAGCGATTGGGTTGGGCGAAACCGAGTACAGGCTGAACTATCTGCCGTTAGGCGGGTATGTGAAGATGCTAGGGCAAGAGGATATGGATCCGAAGGCTCGGAGCGTTGACCCAAGGTCGTTTAATAACAAGCCGATCTGGGCGAGAGCTTGCGTGATTTCGGCGGGTGTTGTGATGAATGTTATTTTTGGATTTTTGTTCTTCATTCTGGCGTTCCAAATTGGCGTGAAGTTCCCACCAGCGATTGTTGGTGGTGTGTTGCCGGGGATGCCTGCGGCGACGACGTATGCTGAAGGACATGAGGACGCGGCGGGTTATCAAGGCTTGAAGGCTGGTGACAAGATTGTGTCGGTGGATGGGAAATCGATCAGCGAGATGTCGGATCTGAAGGTGGCAAGTGCGCTGAGTGATGGCGAGACGCCGCTGGTATTGAAGATTGATCGACCCGGTGAGAAAAATGAATTAACTTACAAGATTAAGCCCAAGCCAAACTTTGCGATGGAAGGCTTACTAGGAATCGGAGTGGAAGATCCACGTACGACGACGGTCGGTTCGATTTTGCAGACAAGCTCTGCGTATGAGCAGGGTGTGCGTGCGGATATGGATTTGGTGGCGGTGAATGGGAAGCCGATTGAGAATTATGGGCAGCTTGTTTTGGCGCTCAATGCGTTAAAGGGGCAGCCGGGCGAGTTTGGGTTTAAGAGTGAGGATGGGAAAGAAGTCGTTGCTAAACTGCAAGGATCGCCGCGGCTTGAGTATGGTGGCGACGGGCTGGATCAGAATTTGGCGGGATTGATGCCAGCACTGATGGTGGGTGGGTTTAGTGAGAAAAATAGTGCGTTGAAAGAAGCGAAGGCTGAGGAAGGCGATTTGATCGCGAATGTGGGTGGTGTGGAATGGCCAACGCTGATGATGCTGCAGGCGAAATTGAAAGAGGTGGGTGACAAGCCGGTACAAGTGACGGTGATGCGAGATGGTGATTTGGTGGATCTGGGTGCGATCACGCCTCGGAAGGGCCTATTGGGCTTCCTGCCTGACTTGTATTTAGAGAAACCACTTGTAGCGCAGACATTGCCAAACACACCTGCGGCTGATCTGCAGCTAAGCAGCGGGTCGTCGCTGGTTTCGATTGGGGGACAGAAGGTTGGGAGCTGGGGTGATATTCAAAGGCTCTTGTCTGAGGTGAAGGTTGGCGAGAATGGCGAAGCAAGTGTTGATGTGTCGTTCATGCTGAATGTTGCGGGGCAACCGATTGAGAATAAGCAAATGGTACTTGATACGGCTGCAGCTCGCGGATTAGCGAATGCTGGCTGGCGGATCACGAATCAGATGTTCTTTGACACGCTGATGTTGCCGGTGATTGCGAAGAATCCGATTGAGGCGGGCAAACTGGGGATGGTGAAGACGTGGCAGTTTACGGTGCAGACGTATCAGACGCTGGCTGGTCTGGCGCGAGGGACGGTTGGGATCAGTAATCTGCGTGGGCCGGTGGGGATTCTGGAAGTAGGCACGAAGACGGCATCAAGAGGCTACTCTTGGTTGTTCTTCTTCCTTGGGCTGATCAGTATCAACTTAGCAGTGCTGAACTTCTTGCCGATCCCGATTGTGGACGGCGGGCATATTGTGTTCCTGATTATTGAGAAGATCAAGGGATCACCGGCGAGTCCGGCGGTGCAGATGGCGGCGTTGTACGTTGGCTTGGCACTGATCGGGATGGTGTTTGTGATCGTGACTTATCAGGATATCGTGAGAATTGCCAGCAGCATCTTTTGA
- a CDS encoding MFS transporter, with product MFHTNPKQHIFFIAFTESLAAIFLERGFYFYASDVLAYSSLNNLWLAFCFGIVYAIGALFSHGITKKIDERSVLLISFTGLIFFTIMLAFTSSMLGIFLCFSMIGLFTGIKWPVVEAYVGAGNSGKEMFKTVGHFNITWAAAAPIALILTGFLVGSSSPLLFFVAAIVTHFISIIFCLKLVNKPRQLSVEIHETTIKNRVERYTLLLRASRASMILSYILLFLLAPLLPSVFLRLGYSVEFSAGMSGFLDITRVVSFVILGGLTIWHGRSSPLFLMIIILPVGFLLILMSDNLMMIILGEILFGLASGLIYFGALYYALSIKNAAVDAGGAHESIIGAGFAIGPLVGIIGRNLSSSNDDNTGIILCIIPIIIISTCIAMFYLYRLHKMNIR from the coding sequence ATGTTTCACACGAACCCAAAACAACATATATTTTTTATTGCTTTCACGGAAAGCTTAGCTGCGATTTTTTTAGAACGTGGCTTTTATTTTTATGCGAGTGATGTACTTGCATACTCCTCACTGAACAATCTTTGGTTGGCATTTTGTTTTGGCATCGTGTACGCGATAGGCGCTCTGTTCAGCCATGGTATAACCAAAAAGATTGATGAACGCAGTGTATTATTGATCTCATTCACTGGATTGATCTTTTTTACGATCATGCTCGCATTTACATCAAGCATGCTAGGAATATTCTTGTGTTTTTCGATGATTGGCTTGTTTACAGGGATAAAGTGGCCGGTTGTTGAAGCGTATGTTGGCGCGGGTAACTCGGGCAAGGAGATGTTTAAAACTGTTGGGCATTTTAATATAACATGGGCAGCGGCTGCGCCGATTGCATTGATCCTGACTGGCTTTTTAGTCGGTTCAAGTAGTCCTTTGCTATTTTTCGTAGCGGCAATCGTGACGCATTTTATCTCTATTATTTTTTGCTTGAAGCTTGTAAATAAGCCGCGACAACTTTCTGTTGAAATACACGAGACAACTATCAAGAATCGTGTAGAGCGGTACACATTGTTATTACGGGCTAGTCGCGCATCCATGATACTAAGCTACATCTTACTATTTTTGCTAGCACCATTGCTGCCTAGTGTATTTTTACGATTGGGGTATTCGGTCGAGTTTAGTGCAGGTATGTCAGGCTTTTTAGATATTACACGCGTTGTTTCTTTTGTAATCCTCGGCGGGCTAACAATCTGGCATGGACGCTCATCTCCTCTATTTTTGATGATCATTATATTGCCCGTTGGATTTTTACTTATCTTGATGAGCGATAATCTCATGATGATCATATTGGGTGAAATTCTATTTGGGCTAGCATCAGGGTTAATATATTTTGGTGCATTGTATTATGCATTATCGATAAAAAATGCTGCGGTAGATGCTGGTGGCGCACATGAAAGTATTATTGGGGCTGGATTCGCGATAGGCCCATTAGTTGGCATTATTGGTAGAAATTTATCTTCTAGCAATGATGACAATACCGGCATCATTTTATGCATCATACCAATCATTATTATCTCGACGTGCATCGCAATGTTCTATCTTTATCGTTTGCACAAAATGAATATACGGTAA
- the smpB gene encoding SsrA-binding protein SmpB, which yields MAKKHKKKHKNESQTRRIVNRRAYHDYHISDKLECGISLQGSEVKSIRDGQASIAEGYATVDEKELLLKLVNCEISKYPHAGVHQHEPKRVRTLLAHKKQIKQLANKTREKGVTIVPLAMYFTSRGIVKIEIGLGRGKRAHDKRHDIKERDADRSIRRAMTKRHL from the coding sequence ATGGCAAAAAAGCATAAAAAGAAACATAAAAACGAAAGTCAAACACGGCGAATTGTCAATCGTCGTGCGTACCATGACTACCATATCAGTGATAAACTGGAATGTGGGATTTCGTTGCAGGGTTCTGAAGTAAAGTCGATTCGTGATGGCCAAGCATCCATCGCAGAGGGTTATGCGACAGTCGATGAAAAAGAATTGCTGCTAAAGCTCGTTAATTGTGAAATATCGAAATATCCTCACGCTGGTGTCCATCAACATGAACCTAAGCGTGTGCGAACTCTTTTAGCACATAAAAAACAGATCAAGCAGTTAGCAAATAAGACACGCGAGAAAGGTGTTACGATTGTGCCTTTGGCGATGTATTTCACAAGTCGCGGCATTGTAAAAATCGAGATTGGATTAGGACGTGGTAAAAGAGCTCATGATAAACGGCATGATATAAAGGAGCGTGATGCTGATCGCTCTATTCGACGCGCCATGACGAAGAGACATTTATAG
- a CDS encoding DUF547 domain-containing protein yields MTSVTKLIAFFLLSASLFVYNPVDATQVGTQAMSVRDQSSMSDLQVNEQYQSALDGYNDLLEGNVDKDGWINYSGIQEEQDKLRDYISSLANIDMSALDRDHQLATYINAYNAFTLMLILEYWDNGKLQSIFDIPENRRWDDVRWQVGANTYSLNQIEHTLIRPVFNEPRIHFALVCAAYSCPPLRNEVYDSTMIEDQLNSQAQYVHDHKRWYQYDANQKKVMLTKLYEWYATDFEINVQGILYFIAQYRPEIATLLNNGEEPEIQWIPYDWRLNDIQNKPQ; encoded by the coding sequence ATGACTAGCGTGACAAAATTGATAGCATTTTTCCTATTATCGGCCAGCCTATTTGTTTATAACCCAGTAGATGCGACACAGGTGGGCACACAAGCCATGTCAGTTCGAGATCAGTCGTCCATGAGTGATTTGCAGGTTAATGAGCAGTATCAATCTGCACTTGATGGCTACAACGATTTATTGGAAGGGAATGTCGACAAAGATGGCTGGATAAATTACTCGGGGATACAAGAGGAGCAGGACAAGCTTCGTGATTATATCTCCTCATTGGCAAATATTGATATGAGTGCATTAGATCGCGATCATCAGTTAGCCACATACATCAATGCATATAACGCTTTTACGCTCATGTTAATCTTGGAATATTGGGACAACGGTAAGTTACAATCAATTTTTGATATTCCAGAAAACAGGCGATGGGATGATGTTCGCTGGCAAGTTGGTGCGAATACATATAGCTTAAATCAAATTGAACATACATTGATTCGGCCAGTTTTTAATGAGCCCCGCATCCATTTCGCACTTGTATGTGCCGCATATAGCTGTCCCCCGCTTCGTAATGAAGTTTATGATAGTACCATGATCGAGGATCAACTCAATTCTCAAGCTCAATATGTTCACGATCATAAACGCTGGTATCAATATGACGCAAATCAGAAAAAAGTCATGCTTACCAAGTTGTATGAATGGTACGCTACAGATTTCGAGATTAATGTTCAAGGTATACTCTATTTCATCGCGCAATATAGACCTGAGATTGCCACTTTGCTGAATAATGGCGAAGAGCCAGAAATACAATGGATTCCATACGATTGGCGTTTAAATGATATACAGAACAAGCCGCAGTAG
- a CDS encoding cryptochrome/photolyase family protein, with protein MVEKIDSAVVLFDEILRIHDHHALYDACKHHDVVIPVYVHHPSIRLGSAKKWWHHYSLISLNENLHEKKSRLIIRQGDLSKELLNLLNDVRCSKLYLHQTLHPLKIKKYQNLIRECEKQKITVNQYPPDMLFKPDQILNQQNNPYKVYTHYRKACLHDIVQLDIKPVPTSLKPITRWPKSLKINELHLLPEENWSDHWPKIWSPGELQAKKQLNIFIKNAILDYSEKRDFPSVDATSKMSVFLANGDISSKYIWAKVVSKFNKTKQYSEVEAYLKQLVWREFAYYILWHFPHTLDKPLYDKYSAFPWKQNQEELKAWQTGKTGYPIVDAGMRQLWHTGFMHNRLRMIVGSFLVKDLLIHWHEGAHWFEETLLDADDANNTLGWQWVAGCGADAAPYFRIFNPITQGEKFDKAGEYVRTWLPELKNMPDKFIHQPWNAPEHTLKKAGVELGINYPKPIIDHKIARERALKALYSLK; from the coding sequence ATGGTTGAAAAGATTGATAGTGCAGTTGTTCTGTTCGATGAAATACTCCGTATTCATGATCATCATGCACTTTACGATGCATGTAAGCATCACGATGTGGTCATACCTGTTTATGTACATCATCCCAGCATTCGATTGGGGTCAGCCAAGAAATGGTGGCACCATTACTCACTTATCTCTTTGAATGAGAATCTTCATGAAAAGAAATCTCGCTTAATTATCAGGCAGGGTGATTTATCAAAAGAACTCCTAAATCTTCTTAATGACGTACGATGTAGTAAGCTGTATCTACATCAAACACTTCATCCATTGAAGATAAAAAAATATCAGAATCTTATACGCGAATGTGAAAAACAGAAGATTACAGTCAACCAATACCCACCAGATATGTTGTTTAAGCCAGATCAAATTCTTAATCAGCAGAACAATCCGTATAAGGTCTACACACATTATCGGAAAGCATGTTTGCATGATATCGTGCAACTGGATATCAAGCCTGTTCCCACATCACTTAAGCCAATTACACGATGGCCAAAAAGTTTAAAGATCAATGAACTCCATTTGTTACCCGAAGAAAATTGGTCCGATCATTGGCCCAAAATTTGGTCTCCAGGTGAACTGCAGGCTAAGAAGCAACTGAATATATTTATCAAAAATGCCATCTTAGATTATTCGGAAAAACGCGATTTCCCATCTGTCGATGCTACCTCAAAAATGTCAGTTTTCTTAGCCAATGGCGACATAAGTTCAAAGTATATCTGGGCAAAAGTCGTATCAAAGTTCAATAAAACCAAGCAGTATTCAGAGGTAGAAGCTTATCTAAAGCAACTGGTATGGCGCGAATTTGCATACTACATCCTATGGCATTTCCCACACACGTTAGATAAACCTCTCTATGATAAATATTCCGCATTCCCTTGGAAACAAAATCAGGAAGAACTCAAAGCTTGGCAGACTGGTAAAACTGGATATCCAATTGTAGATGCAGGTATGCGGCAACTATGGCATACAGGCTTCATGCATAACAGATTGCGAATGATTGTTGGATCTTTTTTAGTCAAAGATCTGTTAATCCATTGGCATGAAGGGGCACATTGGTTTGAAGAAACATTACTCGACGCTGACGATGCAAATAACACACTTGGATGGCAATGGGTCGCAGGTTGCGGCGCAGATGCCGCCCCATATTTTCGCATTTTCAATCCAATTACGCAGGGCGAAAAGTTTGATAAAGCTGGTGAGTACGTACGTACATGGTTACCTGAGCTTAAAAATATGCCAGATAAATTCATTCATCAGCCATGGAATGCCCCAGAGCACACTCTGAAAAAAGCAGGTGTAGAGTTGGGTATAAATTATCCCAAACCAATTATTGATCACAAGATTGCACGAGAACGAGCCTTAAAGGCATTGTACTCTTTGAAGTAA